Proteins encoded in a region of the Pocillopora verrucosa isolate sample1 chromosome 11, ASM3666991v2, whole genome shotgun sequence genome:
- the LOC131794572 gene encoding transcription factor HES-2-like: MAVECYDGAIYVNKILSERRKAKKPLMEKMRRARINDSLNEMKGLVLDLLHKDASRYSKMEKADVLEMTVTYLKALQRKDCRSEDPQSLAEYRAGFNQCVSEVNRSTTCGGSEQLREKLLSHLASCYHSNATNHVATSHASGIPAMTPSFPAIAPNNVWVPYPSPPPSPTNQAAIFIPITSPVKTEMLRIPSPVSPSAVQTQKISLSPACSPSAATKTPLWRPW; this comes from the exons ATGGCCGTTGAATGCTATGACGGTGCAATTTATGTTAACAAGATTCTCTCTGAAAGAAGAAAG GCAAAGAAGCCTTTGATGGAAAAAATGCGTAGAGCAAGAATTAATGACAGCTTGAATGAAATGAAGGGCTTGGTTCTAGATCTCCTGCATAAAGat GCTTCTCGTTATTCCAAAATGGAGAAGGCTGATGTTCTTGAGATGACTGTGACTTATCTTAAAGCTTTACAGCGAAAGGATTGCCGCTCTGAAG ATCCTCAGTCACTAGCCGAGTACAGAGCAGGCTTCAATCAGTGTGTGAGTGAAGTCAACAGAAGCACGACCTGTGGAGGAAGCGAGCAACTCAGGGAAAAACTCTTGTCACACTTGGCTTCATGCTACCATAGCAACGCCACTAATCATGTCGCCACGAGCCACGCGTCAGGGATTCCCGCCATGACTCCGAGTTTTCCCGCCATTGCGCCAAACAACGTCTGGGTTCCATATCCTTCACCACCGCCATCTCCAACAAACCAAGCTGCAATTTTTATTCCTATAACAAGTCCAGTGAAAACTGAAATGCTAAGAATACCATCTCCGGTCAGTCCATCGGCGGTTCAAACACAGAAAATCAGCCTCTCGCCCGCGTGTTCTCCAAGCGCCGCTACAAAGACACCGCTATGGCGTCCTTGGTAA
- the LOC131794563 gene encoding transcription factor HES-4-B encodes MDVEILKPVMNAQRSTKKETKKSKKPLMEKMRRARINDSLNELKTLVLEAMKKDVSRYSKMEKADILEMTVKYLRSLNTERTLHIKQHQEDASAIAKYRAGFNECAAKVSQFLMTADNITVPVRTQLLSHLASTCQQQKDPHHSPTDMSVSRQQAHATLSSSFPATKPKVGANTAFADGSMATKFPSPPSSPLHNHSERKLLPFPPTMSPSMSPFMLSNGIPALILPNDTALQLLPLTLPANASTAFDTSLWRPW; translated from the exons ATGGATGTAGAAATTTTAAAACCCGTTATGAATGCTCAACGCAGtactaaaaaggaaacaaagaag TCTAAAAAACCACTTATGGAAAAGATGCGTCGAGCAAGAATTAATGACAGTCTGAACGAATTGAAAACTCTTGTATTGGAGGCGATGAAAAAAGAC GTGTCAAGGTATTCCAAAATGGAAAAGGCCGATATTCTGGAAATGACTGTGAAATACCTTCGCTCATTGAACACTGAGAGGACTTTGCATATTAAGCAACACCAAG AAGACGCTTCTGCAATCGCTAAGTATCGAGCAGGGTTTAACGAGTGCGCTGCCAAAGTTTCTCAATTCCTGATGACAGCAGACAATATTACTGTCCCGGTTCGCACACAGCTTCTATCACACTTAGCGTCAACCTGTCAGCAGCAAAAAGACCCTCATCATTCCCCCACCGATATGTCAGTCTCGCGACAACAAGCCCACGCAACGCTGTCGTCATCTTTTCCCGCCACTAAACCAAAAGTTGGCGCGAACACGGCTTTCGCCGACGGAAGTATGGCAACAAAATTCCCTTCACCACCTTCGTCACCTCTTCACAACCATTCAGAAAGGAAATTACTGCCTTTTCCGCCAACGATGTCGCCCTCTATGTCACCCTTTATGCTTAGTAATGGTATTCCAGCCTTGATCTTACCAAATGACACTGCATTGCAACTTCTACCTTTAACCTTACCCGCAAATGCCTCTACTGCATTCGACACATCTTTGTGGAGACCTTGGTGA
- the LOC131794600 gene encoding enhancer of split mgamma protein, translating into MKFPVTRAVDKKVNKSIQDRLRRKRISKSVDALRELVLGPSIEHTKIGKADILKLTVQYIRRQKERLENVAEDQGTVEICQRESSALIPSSGNNCKLSICSTNEQTKQTNEMKILDRDVSSENSKFCDNEDVYDQPFSSQSQMYSTRSSLIGNTTQDFQKHAVKRKPFRELNYDQKRRTDRQTVWRPW; encoded by the exons atgaaatttCCAGTAACTCGTGCAGTGGATAAAAAG GTAAACAAATCCATTCAAGATCGCCTTCGACGCAAAAGGATAAGCAAGAGCGTTGACGCACTCAGGGAGTTGGTGCTTGGACCTTCGATCGAACAC ACGAAGATCGGAAAAGCGGACATCCTTAAACTCACAGTACAATATATCAGACGGCAGAAAG AACGTTTAGAAAATGTCGCAGAAGACCAAGGGACAGTGGAAATCTGCCAGAGAGAGTCAAGTGCCCTCATACCTTCATCTGGTAACAACTGTAAACTGTCAATTTGTTCAACGAAtgagcaaacaaaacaaacaaatgaaatgaaaatcttagACAGAGacgttagttctgagaattctAAGTTCTGTGACAACGAAGACGTCTATGATCAACCATTTTCGAGTCAGTCACAGATGTATTCTACCAGATCCAGCTTAATTGGAAACACGACCCAGGATTTTCAAAAACACGCTGTAAAGCGAAAGCCTTTCAGAGAACTGAATTACGATCAAAAGAGAAGAACTGACAGACAAACAGTTTGGCGGCCTTGGTGA